A region of Toxorhynchites rutilus septentrionalis strain SRP chromosome 1, ASM2978413v1, whole genome shotgun sequence DNA encodes the following proteins:
- the LOC129773439 gene encoding beta-alanyl-bioamine nonribosomal peptide synthetase ebony — MGTLPQLAIIKGQQRALTPALLHRTIETNVDKQCGLKTALIYNDEKLGQLKTNYHVLNSTANRLAAAAIDEISNHHKSQPNRDGDYIIAVCMHPSDRLVTMLLSIWKAGAAYLPLDPTFPPNRIEHILGEARPLLVVYEDYENVAVFGETPAISYADLREKASGLSNANILPEQMLGAGNNELALVLYTSGSTGVPKGVRLNHATIMNRLQWQWNRFPYSETEKVGIFKTALTFVDSVTEIWGPLMNGMAVVVVPKKITNNPEKLVELLEEYRIERLVLVPTLLRSLLLYLPMQKKKLLYNLRIWVCSGEPLQLSLAKEFFDYFEEGVHELCNFYGSTEVMGDVTYFVCESKKQLSNYEKVPIGYPLDNTVIYILDPELHPVKSGDIGELFVAGLNVAQGYVNGRDPQRFIENPMAVDPVYTRLYRTGDFASVSKGCVYYEGRTDSQIKIRGHRVDLSEVEKNLLSLPGVDKGIVLCYHGGEIDQALLAFITVEENSPFQTGVQVEGALERRLAHYMIPQVIMLDTIPLLVNGKMDRQSLLKMYENTNNNDDATIEIEYDYSGVPEHKLDMAKDLFTTVGEVIGRSTRAKISLQSNFYELGGNSLNSIVTVTQLCQKGHAISITSFIGADNLGEILDKMYNNQRHIDEQEQRVENEFEFEYKMQLTAHPLADEHKEDAINILTYSFYEKADLERWIKPLIKQSDYRHILEEIWDVLIEKQLSFVIKNAEGQSVGVSLNFDAYDEPEPELHDNNLVIIFEFLEHVENPIREQKLPKGKNEILHSFMMGTCSDLNAQENIEAMHFMENEVLKIATRRKFTGILTTNTSPLTQQLGSDVYKYENMLDYQINRWVCSDGTRPFGKAPDDQRVIVHWKNIRKQH, encoded by the exons ACGAAAAACTCGGCCAACTCAAGACCAACTATCATGTGCTGAACTCAACGGCAAACCGGCTAGCGGCAGCCGCCATTGACGAGATTAGTAATCACCACAAATCGCAACCCAACCGTGACGGAGATTACATCATTGCAGTTTGCATGCACCCCAGCGATCGGTTGGTGACTATGCTGTTGTCGATTTGGAAAGCCGGTGCTGCATACCTTCCCCTGGATCCAACCTTCCCACCGAACCGGATCGAACACATTCTGGGTGAAGCCCGCCCACTGCTGGTGGTCTACGAGGACTACGAAAATGTGGCTGTTTTCGGGGAAACTCCCGCTATCTCATATGCTGACTTGCGCGAGAAGGCCAGCGGCCTGAGCAACGCAAACATCCTACCGGAACAAATGCTAGGTGCAGGGAACAACGAGCTCGCGCTGGTGCTCTACACATCCGGAAGCACCGGTGTTCCCAAAG GTGTCCGGCTCAACCATGCAACGATTATGAATCGATTACAGTGGCAGTGGAACCGATTTCCCTACTCGGAAACTGAGAAGGTCGGCATATTCAAAACAGCCCTAACTTTCGTCGATTCTGTCACGGAGATATGGGGCCCCCTCATGAACGGAATGGCCGTCGTTGTCGTGCCGAAGAAGATCACCAACAATCCGGAAAAATTGGTTGAGCTTCTGGAGGAGTACCGAATTGAACGGTTGGTCCTCGTGCCCACACTTCTGCGGTCTTTGCTCTTGTATCTCCCGATGCAGAAGAAGAAGCTGCTGTACAATCTCCGAATATGGGTTTGCTCCGGAGAGCCTCTACAACTGTCACTGGCCAAAGAATTCTTCGACTATTTCGAGGAAGGAGTccatgaattgtgcaatttctATGGTTCCACCGAGGTTATGGGCGATGTGACCTACTTCGTCTGTGAGTCAAAGAAGCAGCTCAGTAACTACGAAAAAGTTCCTATTGGCTATCCACTGGATAACACTGTGATATACATCCTGGATCCCGAGCTTCATCCGGTGAAATCGGGAGACATTGGTGAACTGTTCGTTGCCGGTTTGAACGTCGCCCAAGGTTACGTGAATGGGCGAGATCCCCAGCGATTCATCGAGAATCCGATGGCCGTTGATCCCGTCTACACGCGCCTCTATCGCACCGGAGATTTTGCATCCGTGAGCAAAGGTTGCGTTTACTACGAAGGCCGTACCGATTCCCAGATAAAGATTCGTGGCCACCGTGTTGACCTATCGGAGGTGGAGAAGAACCTTCTATCACTGCCGGGCGTCGACAAGGGTATAGTGCTATGCTACCACGGAGGGGAAATCGACCAAGCCCTGCTGGCATTCATCACTGTCGAAGAGAACTCACCGTTCCAAACGGGGGTTCAGGTTGAGGGAGCTCTCGAGCGGCGGCTGGCGCACTACATGATACCCCAGGTCATCATGCTGGATACCATCCCACTGCTGGTCAACGGCAAAATGGACCGGCAGAGTCTGCTGAAAATGTACGAGAATACCAACAATAATG ATGACGCCACGATCGAGATCGAGTACGATTACAGTGGCGTTCCGGAGCACAAGCTGGACATGGCGAAGGATCTGTTCACTACGGTGGGTGAGGTAATCGGCCGCTCCACCCGGGCTAAGATCTCCCTACAAAGCAACTTCTACGAGTTGGGGGGAAACTCGCTCAATTCAATCGTCACGGTGACGCAACTCTGCCAGAAAGGCCATGCGATCAGCATCACAAGCTTCATTGGGGCCGACAATCTGGGGGAGATTCTTGACAAGATGTACAACAACCAGCGGCACATCGACGAGCAAGAACAGCGAGTAGAGAATGAGTTTGAGTTCGAGTATAAAATGCAGCTAACCGCTCATCCACTGGCCGATGAGCACAAAGAAGACGCAATCAA CATCCTGACGTACAGTTTCTACGAGAAGGCCGATCTCGAGCGGTGGATCAAACCACTGATCAAACAGTCGGACTATCGTCACATCTTGGAGGAAATCTGGGATGTTCTAATCGAAAAGCAGCTGAGTTTCGTTATCAAGAACGCAGAGGGCCAATCGGTCGGAGTGTCGCTTAATTTCGATGCCTACGATGAACCGGAACCGGAGTTGCATGACAACAATCTAGTCATCATCTTCGAATTCCTGGAACACGTAGAGAACCCAATTCG CGAGCAGAAACTTCCCAAAGGCAAAAACGAAATCCTGCACTCGTTCATGATGGGCACCTGTTCCGATCTGAACGCACAAGAAAACATCGAGGCTATGCACTTTATGGAGAATGAAGTGCTGAAGATTGCCACCCGCCGGAAATTCACGGGCATTCTTACGACCAACACCAGCCCATTGACGCAGCAGCTCGGTTCCGACGTTTACAAGTACGAAAACATGCTGGACTATCAGATCAACCGGTGGGTATGCAGCGATGGTACGCGGCCCTTCGGCAAGGCTCCCGACGACCAGCGGGTGATTGTGCACTGGAAAAATATCCGAAAGCAGCACTAA
- the LOC129762417 gene encoding negative elongation factor A translates to MANVRDSDISLWLHNKLGTSNDSWISGSIISQLNKEVLRNIKECFPDLQTQVKLKLLLSFFHIPRRIVEEWKTELEEVIEVAGLDSELWVSMIAETIKTLPTTGSLNTEISDYEETRPIFTDMVNELRRLVVKNADLGLLPLECQYLNKSALVTVVGQQSTPVKHFTLKRKPKSANLRAELLQKSSDAQSCLKKISAPTVPLRSRGIPRKMTDTTPLKGIPSRVPTGGFRSPASSQGQNRPSLSRTPAGRKEGGVKLLEIGEQPLGYAAAKKRKREQEREEQQKKAAEQASAQTTQDIKPVITTPTTSTVTTTTPDYAAGLTASTVYSQPATPMPVTTVKETVVSTVTSQPMQIQQTQPMEVIMDMKHDVKQEIKQEPLLSTPVQSIPVVSSTVQQTIVPPVPPLAYPTTQKITIKSEPSASVAMTASNPPSLVRSVALPTVTQVKTQPQLQHQSFPAAPSSVQMIQQSAASGIVSKGPPKIEIFSSKTIQPATIQTSIPKSTTIINQGGNILFTTKPAQPNTTAASSGTTIIQQKPALQSYVLNTSPPGKQINIQRIITNANVAPTPTLTTMISRAHHQQQQQQLIQAQQQIQPQQTVQTPTTPTRIVQIKTAPTVSLNNSSLLQNIPPLISTQHPASNTQPTILNIQTIQQQQQQQQPIQIQQSPTTPQKRTITITAQNPQSNNMIATSVAQILQQQQLQQQQQSIQTTSIVTGSTQQPKYAQVVMSPNVKGKTIFLTNPSSMPSVLNQKGVILRTVDPSGNTVYQQIPLQNVSGLSGATILTSPPGLVKTEQDPKSQLSQIPALVPTSSLHQNIPALTPVVIQPAQQQQQQQQTQQTSTIPALITSISPQGQQQQAQQIKTSPQTMTIIRPVGSNNVQTMLPQGLTLIQRPGQQPQLVQTIQANQAQTVVGQQQTQTRTIITQIPQQQIQQQQQQQQQQQHTIQFQAAGSPRAGGTTIQLVQQPQQDRNVVQQQPQQIQIQRTQMTQQQQQGSTVTIQQQNATAVGQQQIQQQGARKGLSLSNKHVMEAHDMFKRANRVTRLEKALILSFMAGSRNNPRPNPENVVTIKLNESKEKVLQTDDTQAVMLVESLITLDYNTGEWKTFRKYRELDPSQQNETSPGTTGGVQSGGLTTTQQNSVVI, encoded by the exons ATGGCGAACGTCCGGGATAGCGACATTTCACTGTGGCTACACAATAAGCTTGGTACATCAAACGACTCATGGATAAGCGGCTCAATCATATCACAACTGAACAAGGAAGTCCTGCGGAACATCAAGGAGTGTTTTCCGGATCTTCAGACGCAGGTGAAGCTGAAATTGCTGCTAAGTTTCTTCCACATCCCGCGGAGGATTGTCGAGGAG TGGAAAACCGAACTCGAGGAGGTGATTGAAGTTGCAGGTCTAGATTCAGAGCTATGGGTCTCAATGATAGCGGAAACCATCAAAACGCTGCCGACGACTGGTTCGCTCAACACAGAAATCTCCGATTACGAAGAAACACGACCAATCTTCACCGATATGGTCAACGAGTTGAGGAGGTTGGTGGTAAAGAACGCCGATCTCGGTCTGTTGCCGCTGGAGTGTCAGTATCTAAACAAATCCGCGCTGGTTACAGTGGTGGGCCAACAGTCGACCCCGGTTAAACATTTTACACTGAAGCGTAAACCGAAAAGTGCGAATTTGCGCGCCGAACTGTTGCAGAAATCATCCGACGCACAAAGTTGCCTGAAGAAGATTTCTGCGCCGACAGTGCCTTTGAGGTCCAGGGGAATACCACGAAAAATGACGGACACAACACCATTGAAGGGAATTCCTTCGAGGGTTCCCACAGGTGGTTTTCGTTCGCCGGCTTCTTCGCAAGGACAGAACAGACCAAGCCTCAGTCGAACGCCAGCTGGCCGAAAGGAAGGTGGTGTGAAATTGTTAGAAATTGGAGAGCAGCCTTTGGGTTATGCAgctgcaaaaaaacgaaaacgagagCAGGAACGCGAAGAGCAACAGAAGAAAGCTGCGGAACAAGCGAGTGCACAGACTACCCAAGATATTAAGCCTGTTATTACAACGCCTACAACCTCCACTGTCACGACTACAACGCCTGATTACGCCGCAGGGCTCACAGCCAGTACAGTATACAGTCAACCCGCTACACCGATGCCTGTCACAACGGTCAAGGAAACCGTTGTCTCCACCGTTACTTCACAGCCCATGCAAATTCAGCAGACCCAACCGATGGAAGTAATAATGGATATGAAACACGATGTCAAGCAAGAGATCAAACAAGAGCCTTTGCTGAGTACACCGGTACAATCTATTCCTGTAGTGTCGTCTACAGTACAGCAAACAATAGTGCCTCCAGTTCCACCCTTAGCGTACCCAACCACACAGAAAATAACCATCAAATCAGAGCCTAGCGCTTCTGTGGCTATGACTGCTTCAAATCCACCATCTTTAGTTCGATCTGTGGCCCTACCAACAGTGACCCAAGTTAAAACACAGCCACAGCTTCAACACCAATCATTTCCAGCAGCTCCTAGTTCTGTGCAAATGATTCAACAAAGCGCAGCGTCGGGAATCGTTAGTAAAGGTCCCCCCAAAATTGAAATATTCTCATCAAAAACGATACAACCGGCCACGATTCAAACATCGATACCCAAATCCACCACTATTATTAACCAGGGTGGTAACATTTTATTCACCACGAAGCCAGCGCAGCCAAACACAACGGCCGCTAGTTCCGGAACTACTATTATACAGCAGAAACCCGCTTTACAATCCTACGTTTTGAACACTTCGCCACCTGGAAAGCAAATCAACATTCAAAGGATTATTACCAATGCAAACGTAGCGCCGACGCCAACGCTCACAACAATGATCTCCCGTGCCCACcaccagcaacagcagcagcagttgaTTCAAGCTCAGCAGCAGATCCAGCCACAACAGACAGTTCAGACGCCGACAACTCCCACTCGGATTGTTCAAATCAAAACCGCTCCCACTGTATCGCTGAATAACAGCTCATTGTTGCAAAATATTCCGCCGCTTATTTCAACCCAACATCCGGCATCGAACACGCAGCCCACTATTCTCAACATTCAAACAatccaacaacagcagcagcagcaacaacctaTCCAAATCCAACAGTCACCAACAACTCCCCAAAAGCGAACCATCACAATTACGGCACAGAACCCGCAGAGCAACAACATGATTGCCACTTCCGTTGCCCAAATTCTCCAGCAGCAACAActtcaacagcaacagcaatcCATTCAAACCACATCCATCGTAACCGGAAGCACCCAGCAGCCGAAGTACGCTCAGGTGGTAATGTCTCCAAACGTGAAAGGCAAAACCATATTCCTGACGAACCCTTCGAGCATGCCAAGTGTTCTCAACCAGAAAGGAGTAATTCTTCGCACCGTGGACCCGTCCGGGAACACCGTTTACCAACAGATTCCCCTGCAGAATGTGTCTGGTCTAAGTGGTGCTACCATTCTCACCAGTCCGCCTGGGCTGGTGAAAACAGAACAGGATCCAAAGTCTCAGCTAAGTCAGATACCGGCACTGGTGCCGACGAGTTCGCTGCATCAAAACATACCCGCCCTGACGCCGGTCGTTATTCAACCCgctcagcagcagcaacagcaacagcagacACAGCAGACCTCCACCATCCCGGCGCTGATAACGAGCATTTCCCCGCAGGGTCAACAGCAGCAGGCACAGCAGATCAAAACATCGCCCCAGACCATGACAATCATCCGACCGGTCGGAAGCAACAATGTGCAGACAATGCTTCCGCAGGGCCTCACACTGATCCAGAGACCAGGCCAGCAACCGCAACTTGTTCAAACCATCCAGGCAAACCAGGCCCAGACAGTGGTCGGCCAGCAGCAAACGCAAACGCGAACCATCATCACCCAAATACCGCAGCAGCAGattcagcaacagcagcagcagcagcagcagcagcaacacacGATACAATTCCAGGCAGCGGGATCTCCGCGGGCAGGTGGCACCACTATTCAACTTGTACAGCAGCCACAGCAAG ACCGCAACGTTGTCCAGCAGCAACCCCAGCAAATCCAGATTCAAAGGACCCAAATGacccagcagcaacagcagggAAGTACGGTTACGATCCAGCAACAGAATGCAACGGCTGTCGGGCAGCAGCAAATCCAACAGCAGGGGGCTCGGAAAGGACTATCCCTCTCG AACAAGCATGTCATGGAAGCACACGACATGTTCAAGCGGGCTAATCGGGTCACTCGTCTCGAAAAAGCTCTCATCCTTAGTTTCATGGCCGGGAGCCGAAATAATCCACGACCAAATCCCGAAAATGTTGTCACTATTAAACTGAACGAGAGTAAG GAGAAAGTACTCCAGACGGATGACACGCAAGCGGTCATGCTGGTGGAATCGTTGATCACATTAGATTACAACACCGGCGAATGGAAAACCTTCCGGAAGTACCGGGAACTGGATCCTTCCCAGCAGAACGAAACAAGTCCCGGAACAACCGGAGGTGTACAAAGCGGTGGACTGACGACCACACAGCAGAATTcagttgttatttaa